In Camelus bactrianus isolate YW-2024 breed Bactrian camel chromosome 34, ASM4877302v1, whole genome shotgun sequence, one genomic interval encodes:
- the KCNA6 gene encoding potassium voltage-gated channel subfamily A member 6, which produces MRSEKSLTLAAPGEVRGPEGEQQDAGDFPEAGGGGGGGGCCSSERLVINISGLRFETQLRTLSLFPDTLLGDPGRRVRFFDPLRNEYFFDRNRPSFDAILYYYQSGGRLRRPVNVPLDIFLEEIRFYQLGDEALAAFREDEGCLPEGGVDEKPLPSQPFQRQVWLLFEYPESSGPARGIAIVSVLVILISIVIFCLETLPQFRADGRGGSNGGDVGRVSPASRGSQEEEEEDDDSYVFHPGITPGGMVAGGSSSLSTLGGSFFTDPFFLVETLCIVWFTFELLVRFSACPSKPAFFRNIMNIIDLVAIFPYFITLGTELVQQQEQQSASGGGGQNGQQAMSLAILRVIRLVRVFRIFKLSRHSKGLQILGKTLQASMRELGLLIFFLFIGVILFSSAVYFAEADDDDSLFPSIPDAFWWAVVTMTTVGYGDMYPMTVGGKIVGSLCAIAGVLTIALPVPVIVSNFNYFYHRETEQEEQGQYTHVTCGQPTPDLKAADNGLGKPEFSEATRERRPSYLPTPHRGYAEKRMLTEV; this is translated from the coding sequence ATGCGATCAGAGAAATCCCTTACGCTGGCGGCGCCGGGGGAGGTCCGGGGACCGGAGGGGGAGCAACAGGATGCGGGAGACTTCCCGgaggccggcggcggcggcggcggcggcggctgctgtaGTAGCGAGCGGCTGGTGATCAACATCTCCGGGCTGCGCTTCGAGACGCAGCTGCGCACCCTGTCCCTCTTCCCCGACACGCTTCTGGGGGACCCCGGCCGCCGCGTCCGCTTCTTCGACCCGCTGAGGAACGAGTACTTCTTCGACCGCAACCGGCCCAGCTTCGACGCCATCCTCTACTACTACCAGTCGGGGGGCCGGCTGCGGAGGCCGGTCAACGTGCCGCTGGACATCTTCCTGGAGGAGATCCGCTTCTACCAGCTGGGGGACGAGGCCCTGGCGGCGTTCCGCGAGGACGAGGGTTGCCTGCCCGAAGGCGGCGTGGACGAgaagcccctgccctcccagcccttcCAGCGCCAGGTGTGGCTGCTCTTCGAGTACCCCGAGAGCTCGGGGCCGGCCCGGGGCATCGCCATCGTCTCGGTCCTGGTCATCCTCATCTCCATCGTCATCTTTTGCCTGGAGACGCTGCCCCAGTTCCGTGCAGACGGCCGAGGTGGAAGCAATGGTGGTGATGTGGGCCGAGTCTCCCCGGCGTCCAGGGGCagtcaggaggaagaggaggaggatgacgATTCATACGTGTTTCACCCCGGCATCACCCCCGGGGGGATGGTGGCAGGGGGCTCATCCTCGCTAAGCACTCTGGGGGGCTCCTTCTTCACGGACCCCTTCTTTCTGGTGGAGACGCTGTGCATCGTCTGGTTCACCTTCGAGCTGCTGGTGCGCTTCTCCGCCTGCCCCAGCAAGCCGGCCTTCTTCCGCAACATCATGAACATCATCGACCTGGTGGCCATCTTCCCCTACTTCATCACGCTGGGCACCGAGCTGgtgcagcagcaggagcagcagtcGGCCAGCGGAGGCGGCGGCCAGAACGGGCAGCAGGCCATGTCCCTGGCCATCCTCAGAGTGATCCGCCTGGTCCGCGTGTTCCGCATCTTCAAGCTCTCCCGCCACTCCAAGGGGCTGCAGATCCTGGGCAAGACCTTGCAGGCCTCCATGCGGGAGCTGGGGCTGctcatcttcttcctcttcatcGGAGTCATCCTCTTCTCCAGCGCCGTCTACTTCGCGGAGGCCGATGATGACGATTCACTCTTTCCCAGCATCCCGGATGCCTTCTGGTGGGCAGTGGTTACGATGACCACTGTAGGTTATGGGGACATGTACCCCATGACAGTGGGGGGCAAGATCGTGGGCTCGCTCTGCGCCATCGCCGGTGTCCTCACCATCGCCCTGCCCGTGCCCGTCATCGTCTCCAACTTCAACTACTTCTACCACCGGGAGACCgagcaggaggagcagggccAGTATACTCATGTCACCTGTGGGCAGCCTACCCCAGACCTGAAGGCAGCTGACAATGGACTTGGCAAACCTGAATTCTCTGAGGCCACCCGGGAGCGGAGACCCAGCTACCTTCCCACTCCACATCGGGGGTATGCAGAGAAACGAATGCTCACTGAGGTTTGA